A portion of the Juglans microcarpa x Juglans regia isolate MS1-56 chromosome 1D, Jm3101_v1.0, whole genome shotgun sequence genome contains these proteins:
- the LOC121235287 gene encoding nuclear transcription factor Y subunit B-4-like has product MCRPTSCGSGTHVYKYIKSACTDPEGPVVLYARWSGTSSLLEMVDNIGASASNEDNYMINEQERLLPIANVGRIMKQILPPNAKISKEAKQTMQECVSEFISFVTCEASEKCRKERRKTLNGDDVCWALETLGFDDYAGPIRRYLHRYRELELDRANQEDGRNIRPKDLE; this is encoded by the coding sequence ATGTGTAGACCGACATCATGTGGCTCCGGCACtcatgtatataaatatataaagagtGCTTGTACTGATCCAGAAGGACCAGTAGTACTGTATGCTCGCTGGTCAGGAACAAGCAGTTTACTGGAAATGGTCGATAATATTGGTGCTAGTGCTTCAAATGAAGATAATTACATGATCAACGAGCAAGAGAGATTGCTGCCGATAGCCAACGTTGGACGGATCATGAAACAAATTCTGCCACCCAACGCAAAAATCTCCAAGGAGGCCAAGCAGACGATGCAAGAATGTGTGTCGGAATTCATTAGCTTTGTCACCTGCGAGGCATCCGAGAAGTGCCGGAAGGAAAGGCGCAAGACCTTGAACGGTGACGACGTCTGCTGGGCGCTGGAAACGCTAGGTTTTGATGACTACGCGGGGCCAATAAGAAGGTATTTGCATAGATATAGAGAGCTAGAATTAGATAGAGCCAATCAAGAAGATGGTAGGAACATACGGCCGAAAGATCTAGAATGA